The following proteins are encoded in a genomic region of Acidimicrobiales bacterium:
- a CDS encoding ATPase, T2SS/T4P/T4SS family, producing the protein MAHDRVDGYLRLLAEKDGGTDLHLKVGSPPRLRVKGTLDTIPDEPALDKATIDAMAAGVLTSGAKDHFLEHREAECTYSVHGLGRFRVAAYLQRGSIALILRRVTMAARSFAELGLPPELGELASVERGFVLVAGPAGAGVTTTLAAMVDHVNHTRACHIVTVEDPVEVLHKDDLAAISQRQVGTDTPGVALGVRSALRQDPDVVVIGDIDGRDVADAALAASEAGCLVIAGVRAGDVPSAVAAVVGQYPENDQPHARLALAGALVGAVSIRLVPAKAGAERVPAVELLRVTPAVQAAIMNDEPVELRAAMVQTLNQALASLLEAGTIDERAALAATPDWPGFAAVLESRGLM; encoded by the coding sequence ATGGCGCACGACCGAGTGGACGGCTACCTCCGGCTCCTGGCCGAGAAGGATGGCGGGACCGACCTGCACCTGAAGGTCGGCTCACCGCCGCGCCTACGGGTCAAGGGCACCCTCGACACCATCCCCGACGAGCCCGCCCTCGACAAGGCCACTATCGACGCCATGGCGGCGGGCGTGCTGACGTCGGGCGCCAAGGACCATTTCCTCGAGCACCGCGAGGCCGAGTGCACCTATTCGGTCCACGGGCTTGGCCGCTTCCGGGTGGCTGCCTACCTCCAGCGGGGCTCGATCGCCCTCATCCTGCGCCGGGTCACCATGGCCGCCCGCTCGTTCGCCGAGCTGGGCCTACCGCCTGAGCTGGGGGAGTTGGCCTCGGTCGAACGGGGCTTCGTGCTGGTGGCCGGGCCTGCAGGCGCGGGCGTGACCACCACCCTCGCCGCCATGGTCGACCACGTGAACCACACCCGGGCGTGCCACATCGTCACCGTGGAGGACCCCGTCGAGGTGCTGCACAAGGACGACCTGGCCGCCATCTCCCAGCGCCAAGTGGGCACCGACACCCCCGGCGTGGCCCTCGGCGTGCGCTCGGCGCTGCGCCAGGACCCCGACGTGGTGGTCATCGGCGACATTGACGGCCGTGACGTGGCCGACGCCGCGCTGGCCGCGTCGGAGGCGGGATGCCTGGTGATAGCGGGCGTGCGGGCGGGCGACGTGCCCAGCGCGGTGGCCGCCGTCGTCGGGCAGTACCCCGAGAACGACCAGCCTCACGCCCGCCTGGCCCTGGCCGGCGCGCTGGTGGGGGCGGTGTCGATCCGGCTCGTTCCCGCCAAGGCGGGGGCCGAACGGGTGCCTGCGGTCGAGCTGCTGCGGGTCACGCCCGCCGTACAGGCGGCCATCATGAACGACGAGCCCGTCGAACTGCGGGCCGCCATGGTGCAGACGCTCAACCAGGCGCTGGCCTCGCTGTTGGAGGCGGGCACGATCGACGAACGGGCGGCCCTGGCCGCAACCCCCGACTGGCCCGGCTTCGCGGCCGTCCTCGAATCCCGCGGCC
- a CDS encoding HRDC domain-containing protein, whose translation MSQHEWIDDQARFEAVVNELLSAERYALDTEFHRERTYFPQLALLQIAWADGLVLVDPFAVDLAPFAEVLRGDALAILHAADQDLEVLDQACGATPRRLFDTQLAAGFLGMSSPSLLTLVEKLLGFRLPKGDRLTDWTRRPLTDEQQSYAASDVLHLIELYERISAGLEERGRLAWAEEECELLLRRARGPQDPAIAWWRIKESRQLRGKARGVAQELAAWRERRAAELDVPPRFVLPDMAVAGIAHRPPRSLSELGGVRGLDGRHVKGELGQEIMDAVNRGQALSGSDVRLPATDDLDRHLRPAVTLVSAWIGQLSSELDIDATLLGTRGDLHSFLRGDEDAKLATGWRDELVGTPVRHLVGGHAALAFDGRGGLVLEARSYTPVDSSKAPEAGTAPS comes from the coding sequence GTGTCGCAGCACGAATGGATCGACGACCAGGCCCGTTTCGAGGCCGTGGTCAACGAATTGCTCTCGGCCGAGCGCTACGCCCTCGACACCGAGTTCCACCGGGAGCGCACCTACTTCCCACAACTGGCGCTGTTGCAGATCGCCTGGGCCGACGGGCTGGTGCTCGTCGACCCCTTCGCCGTCGACTTGGCGCCGTTCGCCGAGGTCCTGCGCGGCGATGCCTTGGCCATCCTGCACGCGGCGGACCAAGACCTCGAAGTGCTCGACCAGGCATGTGGAGCCACGCCCCGGCGGCTGTTCGACACCCAGTTGGCCGCGGGCTTCTTGGGCATGTCGTCGCCCTCGTTGCTCACGCTGGTGGAGAAGCTGCTCGGCTTCCGCTTGCCCAAGGGCGACCGCCTGACCGACTGGACCCGTCGGCCGCTGACCGACGAGCAGCAGTCGTACGCGGCGTCCGATGTGCTCCACCTCATCGAGCTCTACGAGCGCATCTCGGCGGGGTTGGAGGAGCGGGGGCGCCTGGCCTGGGCCGAGGAGGAGTGCGAGTTGCTGCTGCGCCGGGCCCGGGGGCCGCAGGACCCGGCCATCGCGTGGTGGCGCATCAAGGAGAGCAGGCAGTTGCGGGGCAAGGCCCGGGGCGTGGCCCAGGAGCTGGCCGCCTGGCGGGAGCGTCGCGCCGCCGAGCTCGACGTGCCGCCTCGGTTCGTGCTGCCCGACATGGCGGTGGCGGGCATCGCCCACCGGCCGCCCCGGTCGCTGTCGGAGCTGGGCGGCGTGCGGGGGCTCGACGGCCGTCACGTCAAGGGCGAGCTGGGCCAGGAGATCATGGACGCGGTCAACCGGGGGCAGGCCTTGTCGGGCTCCGACGTACGGCTGCCTGCCACAGACGACCTCGACCGCCACCTGCGACCCGCCGTCACCCTGGTGTCGGCGTGGATCGGGCAACTGTCGAGCGAGCTCGACATCGACGCCACGTTGCTGGGCACGCGGGGCGACCTGCACTCGTTCCTGCGCGGCGACGAGGACGCCAAGCTGGCTACAGGCTGGCGCGACGAGTTGGTGGGCACGCCGGTGCGCCACCTGGTGGGCGGCCACGCCGCGCTGGCCTTCGACGGCCGGGGCGGGCTGGTGCTCGAAGCCCGGTCCTACACCCCGGTCGACAGCAGCAAGGCCCCCGAGGCGGGCACCGCGCCGTCGTAG
- a CDS encoding DUF6338 family protein yields the protein MPDGVEAVAVALVAIVPGATYTWSFERQAGAFGLAAVDRMLRFLTASLAFHLVLGWLEYLAWRTLAGDRLLAGQFAVVWAAAVVLVGLPLIVGWTLGTLWASQDTPDRHTRLRRMAMGRRPDDRDISDGGREMKPRIPVGTVGGYRGGRIPEGMTIPVPTSKGASVNRPVAKKKTAKKKSES from the coding sequence ATGCCGGACGGGGTGGAGGCAGTGGCGGTGGCACTGGTGGCGATCGTGCCCGGTGCCACCTACACCTGGAGCTTCGAACGCCAAGCAGGCGCCTTCGGGTTGGCCGCCGTCGACCGCATGCTGCGCTTCCTCACCGCCTCGCTGGCCTTCCACCTGGTACTCGGCTGGCTGGAGTACCTGGCGTGGCGCACGTTGGCCGGCGACCGACTCCTGGCCGGCCAGTTCGCCGTGGTGTGGGCTGCGGCCGTCGTCCTCGTCGGCCTCCCTCTGATCGTCGGATGGACCCTCGGCACGTTGTGGGCGTCGCAGGACACACCTGACCGCCACACTCGACTCCGCCGCATGGCGATGGGACGACGTCCGGATGATCGAGATATTTCCGATGGAGGTCGAGAGATGAAACCGCGCATTCCTGTCGGGACCGTCGGCGGCTACCGCGGCGGCCGAATTCCCGAGGGCATGACAATCCCCGTGCCCACGTCGAAGGGGGCGTCGGTGAATCGTCCGGTGGCGAAGAAGAAGACGGCGAAGAAGAAGTCCGAATCCTGA